A window of the Sphaerobacter thermophilus DSM 20745 genome harbors these coding sequences:
- a CDS encoding proline dehydrogenase family protein encodes MGLSDAVNRVFRNGILHATTNPVVRRTVERYGMQLGAARFVAGESLDQAIQALRRLEDMGFKTNTTIFGEHVFDEATADAVADEYIRVIDRLKAEGLRTNIALKPTHLGLSVSREVGYRNIRRVVEHGAKVGTFVRMDMEDSPWVDGTLGIYRDLREAGLDNTGVVLQAYLYRSEVDLESLLPYAPNIRIVKGAYLEPPDIAYPSKADVDRAYIRLAERALTADGYTAIATHDRRIIEHIIDFAIANKIPRDRFEFQMLYGIATDLQLQLLRRGYTVLISTNHGTGWYPYLMRRLAERPANLLFFARNAVRLPLSK; translated from the coding sequence ATGGGCCTGTCGGACGCAGTGAACCGGGTCTTCCGGAACGGTATCCTCCACGCGACGACGAACCCGGTGGTGCGGCGCACGGTTGAGCGCTACGGCATGCAGCTCGGCGCGGCGCGCTTCGTCGCCGGTGAGAGCCTGGACCAAGCGATCCAGGCGCTGCGTCGCCTCGAAGACATGGGCTTCAAGACCAACACCACCATCTTCGGCGAGCACGTTTTCGACGAGGCGACTGCCGACGCGGTCGCCGACGAGTACATCCGGGTGATCGATCGTCTCAAGGCCGAGGGGTTGCGCACCAACATCGCGCTCAAGCCGACCCACCTGGGCCTGAGCGTGAGCCGGGAAGTCGGCTACCGTAACATCCGCCGGGTCGTCGAGCACGGCGCGAAGGTCGGCACCTTCGTCCGCATGGACATGGAAGACTCGCCGTGGGTCGACGGCACGCTTGGGATCTACCGGGACCTACGCGAGGCGGGCCTGGACAACACCGGGGTCGTCCTCCAGGCCTATCTCTATCGCAGCGAGGTGGACCTCGAGTCGCTGCTCCCCTACGCGCCCAACATCCGGATCGTCAAGGGCGCCTATCTCGAGCCGCCCGACATCGCCTACCCGAGCAAGGCCGACGTCGATCGCGCCTACATCCGGCTGGCCGAACGCGCGCTCACCGCCGACGGCTACACGGCGATCGCCACGCACGACCGAAGGATCATCGAGCACATCATCGACTTCGCGATCGCCAACAAGATCCCCCGGGACCGCTTCGAGTTCCAGATGCTCTATGGCATCGCGACGGACCTGCAGCTCCAGCTCCTCCGGCGTGGCTACACGGTGCTCATCTCCACGAATCACGGAACCGGCTGGTACCCGTACCTGATGCGCCGGCTGGCGGAGCGCCCGGCCAACCTTCTCTTCTTCGCGCGCAACGCCGTGCGGCTCCCGTTGAGTAAGTGA